In Pseudoalteromonas carrageenovora IAM 12662, the following proteins share a genomic window:
- a CDS encoding paraquat-inducible protein A — protein MRNWLSVISVVIALGLLFPGITKPVLSIEGNIDKSKLAQAGIEMLAEEGDGRTRSMLMMFSNMLGLDKLEGEISAYSKTQSILGTVKELANNNNLFVAALVALFSIVIPSLKLLMQLLYCCLPAGGVKQKLGLVICALSKWSMVDVFVIALIVTYLAGNAHGKSGELLIMNAQFGEGFWYFCAYCIFAILASNLIKTPITVSK, from the coding sequence ATGCGAAATTGGTTATCGGTTATAAGTGTAGTAATTGCATTAGGCTTACTTTTTCCTGGTATTACAAAACCAGTATTAAGCATTGAAGGTAATATTGATAAATCAAAATTAGCACAAGCTGGTATTGAAATGCTTGCCGAAGAAGGTGATGGCCGTACGCGAAGTATGTTAATGATGTTCTCGAACATGTTAGGGCTCGATAAGTTAGAGGGCGAAATAAGCGCTTATAGCAAAACACAAAGTATTTTGGGCACGGTTAAAGAGCTGGCCAATAACAACAACTTATTTGTAGCTGCTTTAGTGGCGTTATTTTCTATTGTTATTCCAAGCTTAAAGCTACTTATGCAACTACTGTATTGTTGCCTACCTGCGGGTGGCGTTAAGCAAAAACTCGGTTTGGTTATATGTGCACTGAGCAAATGGAGTATGGTTGATGTATTTGTTATTGCATTAATAGTGACCTACCTTGCTGGAAACGCACACGGGAAAAGTGGTGAGTTACTTATTATGAATGCTCAATTTGGCGAAGGTTTTTGGTATTTTTGCGCATATTGTATTTTTGCAATTTTAGCGAGTAACTTAATAAAAACACCGATTACAGTTTCAAAATAA
- a CDS encoding EAL and HDOD domain-containing protein, which translates to MKLQNISDEAQKITQFVARQPIFDINQNVFSYELLYRDSANNAFPAGTSDTHATSRLFFNALMLLGLDRLTAHHLAFINLSSETILDNFPKLLLPENSVIEIVERTGNIPAVAKRVQELKKEGYIFALDDYDGDSKWEPLLAHVDYIKIEIDEPVIKTNMRIKKIKRANPHAKIIVERIETHEQFNVLKEAGCDLFQGFFFSRPEMITYKGVEPSKLTVFDLLRFTAKKTLCFKEVHQRVARDVAITARVLKLANARSGKANLKITSISQAVIYLGEDTIRQFVRVLAISELGVEKPTELTKLALTRAQFMSLILEQNNKDLTEQGYLVGLFSVLDAILDADLKDIVNEFTLDAAISDALLLESGVLGSCLSLIKEFELDNTDEAMIQLAKIDPELHIGHIFNFLLDAVLYSDDIIEAIAE; encoded by the coding sequence GTGAAATTACAAAATATCTCTGACGAAGCACAAAAAATAACGCAGTTTGTTGCAAGGCAACCCATTTTTGATATTAATCAAAATGTGTTTTCGTATGAGCTTCTTTATCGAGATTCGGCTAATAATGCGTTTCCTGCAGGTACTTCTGATACGCATGCTACCAGTCGGCTGTTTTTCAATGCGTTAATGCTATTAGGGCTTGATAGGCTAACAGCACATCACTTAGCGTTTATAAATTTATCATCAGAAACTATTTTAGATAACTTTCCTAAACTCTTATTACCAGAGAACAGCGTAATTGAAATTGTGGAGCGCACAGGCAATATCCCTGCGGTGGCAAAACGTGTGCAAGAGTTAAAAAAAGAAGGGTATATTTTTGCATTAGATGATTACGATGGGGACTCTAAATGGGAGCCTTTATTAGCACATGTTGATTATATAAAAATAGAAATAGACGAACCGGTTATTAAAACCAACATGCGCATAAAAAAAATCAAACGCGCTAACCCTCATGCAAAAATAATTGTAGAAAGAATAGAAACGCATGAGCAATTTAATGTGCTAAAAGAAGCTGGGTGTGATTTATTTCAGGGGTTCTTTTTTTCTCGTCCAGAAATGATTACCTATAAGGGCGTAGAGCCATCGAAGTTAACGGTATTTGACTTATTGCGCTTTACCGCTAAAAAAACGCTTTGCTTTAAAGAGGTTCATCAGCGAGTAGCAAGAGATGTAGCCATTACCGCTAGGGTATTAAAGTTAGCAAATGCGCGCTCAGGAAAAGCAAACTTAAAAATCACCTCTATTTCACAAGCCGTTATTTATTTAGGCGAAGACACTATAAGGCAATTTGTACGTGTTTTAGCAATTAGTGAGTTAGGAGTTGAAAAACCAACAGAGCTGACCAAACTAGCCCTAACTCGTGCGCAGTTTATGTCGCTTATATTGGAGCAAAATAATAAGGACTTAACCGAGCAGGGTTATCTTGTTGGTTTGTTCTCTGTGCTAGATGCTATTTTAGATGCTGATTTAAAAGATATAGTTAACGAGTTCACCTTAGATGCAGCTATATCAGATGCATTACTCCTGGAGAGCGGTGTCTTAGGGAGTTGTTTATCGCTTATAAAAGAATTTGAATTAGATAATACAGATGAAGCGATGATTCAATTAGCCAAAATAGACCCTGAGCTACATATTGGCCATATATTTAATTTTTTATTGGATGCTGTCTTATACAGTGACGACATTATTGAGGCTATAGCAGAATAA
- a CDS encoding substrate-binding periplasmic protein, giving the protein MSNLIRLLVLSPLLFVFYSYASINSTPLKYNISASGSHYPYYTNNPKKPGVLPEIIEKVLDDANITASHINLPTKRITKYLQDEIIDFDVISLEWLPKNERNDPRYVFSEPLIYATEMIVTLPKNAHNWQSTYSLRGKNIGTVLGYYYYDDNTFERVDFPSEKELMTALSRNRVEAALVGKLTALYWAKQLDMRIAFGAQHSHGFLSIRLLSKHKNLLPKINQAIKNLHSQGYIKNIEDKYLLNTPALN; this is encoded by the coding sequence TTGTCTAACTTAATTCGCTTATTAGTACTGAGCCCTTTGCTATTTGTATTTTATAGCTATGCCAGTATTAACTCTACTCCCCTCAAATATAATATTAGCGCGTCAGGTAGTCATTATCCATATTATACAAATAATCCTAAAAAGCCTGGAGTATTACCCGAAATTATTGAAAAAGTACTCGATGACGCAAATATTACAGCTTCTCATATAAATCTACCCACAAAGCGGATTACCAAATACTTACAAGATGAAATAATCGATTTTGATGTTATTTCATTAGAATGGCTCCCTAAGAATGAGAGAAATGACCCTCGTTATGTTTTTTCAGAGCCGCTTATTTATGCCACTGAAATGATTGTAACCCTGCCTAAAAATGCCCATAACTGGCAAAGCACTTATAGTTTAAGAGGTAAAAATATCGGAACGGTACTAGGTTACTATTACTATGATGACAACACCTTTGAACGTGTTGACTTTCCATCTGAGAAAGAACTTATGACAGCCCTATCAAGAAATCGTGTGGAGGCTGCACTAGTTGGCAAGCTAACAGCTCTTTATTGGGCCAAACAGCTAGATATGCGTATAGCCTTTGGGGCGCAGCACTCTCATGGTTTTTTAAGTATTCGATTATTAAGTAAACACAAAAACCTTTTACCTAAAATAAACCAAGCAATTAAAAATCTTCATAGCCAAGGCTACATAAAAAACATTGAAGATAAGTACTTACTTAATACCCCTGCGCTTAATTAA
- a CDS encoding PhnA domain-containing protein → MSIEKALIERSSNQCELCGATENLSVYEVPPVTETHSDKCIYTCQTCKYQIENNSELTPTHWHCLNDSMWSQTPAVQVVAYRMLSRLAPDNGWAQDALDMIYLEEDTLAWAKKALAEDDDVKHVDSNGVVLQAGDTVTLIKDLDVKGSSLTAKRGTAVRNIGLTSNPEHIEGRVDGQRIVILTKFVKK, encoded by the coding sequence ATGAGTATTGAAAAAGCCTTAATTGAACGTAGTAGTAATCAATGTGAATTATGCGGTGCAACCGAAAACTTATCTGTTTACGAAGTACCGCCTGTTACTGAAACCCATTCAGACAAATGCATTTACACATGCCAAACATGTAAATACCAAATCGAGAATAACAGCGAACTAACACCCACACATTGGCACTGTTTAAACGACAGCATGTGGAGCCAAACACCTGCAGTACAAGTTGTGGCTTACAGAATGTTATCGCGCTTAGCGCCTGATAATGGCTGGGCACAAGACGCTCTAGACATGATTTATCTTGAAGAAGATACATTAGCGTGGGCTAAAAAAGCATTGGCTGAAGATGACGATGTTAAACACGTAGATAGTAACGGTGTTGTTTTACAAGCAGGCGACACTGTTACACTTATTAAAGACTTAGACGTTAAAGGCAGTAGCCTGACAGCTAAACGTGGTACAGCAGTGCGTAATATAGGCTTAACAAGTAACCCTGAACATATTGAAGGGCGAGTTGATGGCCAACGTATTGTTATTTTAACTAAATTCGTTAAAAAATAA
- a CDS encoding META domain-containing protein, producing the protein MTKQQAVFSRKKTLTGLSILALSAFTLTGCDQQTTHTKKAEQAESVSSLTTLVTYKDRSMLRPDSQLIVTLSDVSKMDVKADIIAQEVIDITQAPPFTVEMVYDADKINDQHRYNLTARIINKDNVLYKSDAQYNPFKNTLSGVPHEIEVVKVKVQKPNVTLANTYWKAVTLNAKAVSVNIKEPFIQFDKDNRVNGFLGCNNFSGSYSTQNQSISFNQLASTKKMCSESMDQETAMSDVLNKAKQWEITGESLQLKDTNANTLATFNAVYFN; encoded by the coding sequence ATGACAAAGCAACAGGCTGTATTTTCACGTAAAAAAACATTAACAGGCTTAAGTATATTGGCACTCAGCGCTTTTACATTAACAGGCTGCGACCAACAAACTACGCATACCAAAAAAGCCGAGCAAGCCGAGAGTGTATCGAGTTTAACTACACTCGTTACATATAAAGATCGCAGTATGCTTCGCCCTGATTCACAGTTAATAGTCACGCTTTCTGATGTTTCTAAAATGGATGTTAAAGCCGACATAATCGCACAAGAAGTAATAGATATAACTCAAGCGCCCCCTTTTACCGTTGAGATGGTATATGACGCTGACAAAATTAATGACCAACACCGTTATAACTTAACAGCCAGAATTATTAATAAAGACAACGTACTTTATAAAAGTGACGCACAATACAACCCATTTAAAAATACACTGTCGGGTGTGCCGCACGAGATAGAAGTTGTTAAAGTTAAAGTACAAAAGCCAAATGTTACTCTCGCTAACACTTATTGGAAGGCGGTAACATTAAATGCAAAAGCCGTTAGCGTTAATATTAAAGAACCGTTTATCCAGTTTGATAAAGACAATCGAGTTAATGGATTTTTAGGCTGTAATAATTTTAGTGGAAGCTACAGCACGCAGAATCAATCTATATCATTTAACCAGTTAGCTAGTACTAAAAAAATGTGCTCAGAAAGTATGGATCAAGAAACCGCTATGTCGGACGTACTCAATAAGGCTAAACAATGGGAAATTACTGGAGAGTCTTTACAACTCAAAGACACTAACGCCAATACTCTAGCGACTTTTAATGCTGTATATTTTAATTAA
- a CDS encoding 23S rRNA (adenine(2030)-N(6))-methyltransferase RlmJ, whose translation MLSYRHSFHAGNPADVLKHLVLAQVLNYQTIKDKPLDYIDTHSGAGFFELAAADAQKTQEYQDGIEKLWAHTSMHEALNDYIELIKSFNETNELAFYPGSPKIAEHYLRRQDKGWFFELHPRDLVLLEENMQGKRSIRVRGENGFAGLVGLLPPASRRACVLIDPPYEIKDDYETVVSTLVKAHQRFATGTYMIWYPVVDRERIDNMEQGLINSGMRNIQLFELGTEADTDVHGMTASGMIVINPPWKLKQTMDAVMPGLVELLSKPSGFYRSEQLVNE comes from the coding sequence ATGCTTAGTTACAGACACTCTTTTCACGCGGGTAATCCAGCCGATGTACTTAAACATTTAGTACTGGCTCAGGTGTTAAATTATCAAACAATTAAAGATAAACCGCTTGATTATATTGATACTCATTCGGGGGCTGGCTTTTTTGAACTTGCCGCTGCAGATGCGCAAAAAACACAAGAGTATCAAGATGGTATTGAAAAGCTTTGGGCGCATACAAGTATGCATGAAGCATTAAACGACTATATCGAATTAATAAAATCGTTTAACGAAACAAACGAGTTGGCGTTTTATCCTGGTTCGCCAAAAATTGCTGAGCATTACTTACGTCGTCAAGATAAAGGCTGGTTTTTTGAGCTGCACCCGCGCGATTTAGTATTACTTGAAGAAAACATGCAAGGTAAACGCTCTATTCGGGTGCGAGGAGAAAACGGCTTTGCAGGATTAGTAGGCTTACTGCCACCAGCATCTCGCAGAGCGTGTGTGTTAATTGACCCTCCATACGAAATTAAAGACGATTACGAAACAGTTGTAAGTACGCTAGTTAAAGCGCACCAACGCTTTGCCACAGGCACATACATGATTTGGTATCCGGTAGTAGATAGAGAACGTATTGATAATATGGAGCAAGGCTTAATTAACTCAGGTATGCGAAACATTCAATTGTTTGAGCTAGGAACCGAAGCCGATACTGACGTGCACGGAATGACGGCATCAGGCATGATAGTTATTAATCCACCTTGGAAGCTAAAACAAACTATGGATGCGGTAATGCCAGGATTAGTTGAGCTTTTAAGCAAACCGAGTGGCTTTTATAGAAGCGAACAGCTCGTTAACGAATAA
- a CDS encoding cell division protein ZapB, protein MNNTTLQQLEQLIDSLIERNNQLQADVTSLKEQNAKLSDDNELLQLEALENEEKQKDASTTLSGLLDKLQSAQQAS, encoded by the coding sequence ATGAATAACACTACTCTTCAACAACTCGAACAACTGATCGATTCTTTAATCGAACGTAATAACCAGTTACAAGCTGATGTTACAAGCTTAAAAGAACAAAACGCTAAATTAAGCGATGACAACGAATTACTACAGCTTGAAGCACTAGAAAATGAAGAAAAGCAAAAAGATGCCAGCACTACGTTATCTGGTCTTCTTGATAAGTTACAAAGCGCACAACAGGCTAGCTAA
- a CDS encoding cell division protein ZapA, protein MSELQNQRVTVELLGKEQQFACPEGQEDALIAAAKNLNDLVEQMKQRSTVRNDQKALLMAALNLSHELLEAKTQATVEQQHQDQLIDKLSQQLASDPKHKE, encoded by the coding sequence ATGTCTGAGCTGCAAAACCAGCGGGTCACTGTTGAGTTGCTAGGTAAAGAGCAGCAATTTGCTTGCCCCGAAGGGCAGGAAGATGCATTAATAGCAGCAGCTAAAAATTTAAACGATCTTGTTGAGCAAATGAAACAGCGCTCAACCGTAAGAAACGATCAAAAAGCCCTACTAATGGCAGCGTTAAACTTAAGCCACGAATTGCTAGAAGCAAAAACACAAGCTACAGTTGAGCAGCAGCATCAAGACCAACTGATTGATAAGCTCAGTCAGCAATTGGCAAGTGACCCCAAACACAAAGAATAA
- a CDS encoding MBL fold metallo-hydrolase produces the protein MKLKISKTTSLCKHLLLSFTLLSLAQSAYAAVTWNTINPHIQFLKQQDDLRFYDSNQVLIEGDKCALLVDTSANFAAVEQLAEDLKKRLKTPLCYLVATHYHDDHLLGMAVMQSFFPDAKLIVHQQVNTNFNQYQKAYTDKLDTYEKSIELSYQRLASVAKEEQDQWRSKLELAKSRLFRWQEYQLNEPQITINTPKKINLGGFEIMIDPHQAHTNGDLTISTNNATVLIGGDIVDWLPYPGHGELEKWQILLEQYINDENLSVIIPGHGRDLTKEQLKQPLSFLTTITEHVKNNDGQTIEQLMQSFPESVIKPYKQEALNIKSSNFFLQAGLNRAKKQ, from the coding sequence ATGAAGTTAAAAATTTCAAAGACCACCTCTTTATGTAAGCACTTACTATTAAGCTTTACTTTATTATCACTAGCTCAAAGCGCCTACGCAGCCGTCACTTGGAATACAATTAACCCTCATATTCAATTTTTAAAACAACAAGATGACCTTCGATTTTACGACTCGAATCAGGTTCTTATTGAAGGTGATAAATGCGCCCTACTTGTTGATACCAGCGCCAACTTTGCTGCTGTTGAACAACTTGCCGAAGACTTAAAAAAGCGCCTAAAAACACCTTTGTGCTATTTAGTGGCCACTCATTACCACGACGACCACTTATTAGGTATGGCAGTTATGCAAAGCTTTTTCCCAGACGCCAAACTTATTGTTCATCAACAAGTTAATACTAACTTTAACCAATATCAAAAAGCATACACAGACAAGTTAGACACCTATGAAAAAAGTATTGAGCTAAGTTACCAGCGCTTAGCAAGCGTTGCTAAAGAGGAGCAAGACCAATGGCGTAGTAAGCTTGAGCTTGCTAAAAGTAGATTATTTCGTTGGCAAGAGTACCAACTTAATGAGCCGCAAATAACAATAAATACCCCTAAAAAAATTAACCTAGGTGGCTTTGAAATTATGATTGATCCACACCAAGCTCATACCAATGGTGATTTAACAATTAGCACTAATAACGCCACTGTGCTTATTGGTGGTGATATCGTTGACTGGCTGCCGTATCCTGGCCATGGGGAATTAGAAAAGTGGCAAATATTACTTGAGCAATACATTAACGATGAAAATCTCAGTGTTATTATTCCTGGGCACGGTCGCGATTTAACAAAGGAGCAACTTAAGCAACCACTCTCTTTTTTAACGACCATAACAGAACATGTAAAAAATAACGACGGCCAAACTATAGAGCAACTAATGCAGTCTTTTCCTGAGTCAGTTATTAAGCCTTACAAACAAGAAGCGCTTAATATAAAATCAAGTAACTTTTTTTTACAAGCTGGACTTAACCGCGCTAAAAAGCAGTAA
- a CDS encoding LysM peptidoglycan-binding domain-containing protein, producing the protein MRSLVICFLGVFLFGCETTEPEIQEAPQIFTHFEPNYEHQEQLAKTPDDAEPKTTHTTPQAAKKVIVKKRPPKTTDLWVHIANNLHFTIYQNRALNKRIDWYLKQPNYLRTVSKRAAPYLYHIVKKIEQKQLPMELALLPFVESDFRPTIASSQQAVGVWQLVGATAHHFGVKSDQWYDGRQDVLASTDAALDYLSYLHKRFDGNWLHALAAYNSGEGRVKRAIEKNKKRGKSTDYWSLKLPKETADYVPKLLALSYLVKHPQKGINRPKLSNKPITTQMNVGQQFDFSVIAKLSGVGSKQLHSLNQGYLKNQSSPNGPHTLLLPIGQEALLKSQFFKSNFAGEYIVKQNDTLYGIAKRFSMSVSALKQLNDKQTNLIGVGEKLLVGQPKTLPKSLIVDYKISPYLEPQEVVIPTIEIDYEVKQGDTLWSISQLYDVPHSDLAKWNKLSASSVLKPGKQLVLFIPQAEQPKSAPIKKDLLLDLQKTLNQPW; encoded by the coding sequence ATGCGCAGTTTGGTTATATGTTTTTTGGGTGTTTTTTTATTTGGCTGTGAGACTACAGAGCCTGAAATTCAAGAGGCACCACAAATATTTACTCACTTTGAGCCTAACTACGAACACCAAGAACAACTTGCTAAAACGCCAGATGATGCTGAGCCTAAAACGACACACACCACCCCACAGGCTGCCAAAAAAGTTATCGTAAAAAAGCGCCCACCCAAAACAACTGATTTATGGGTGCACATAGCGAACAACCTGCATTTTACCATTTATCAAAATCGCGCTTTAAATAAGCGTATTGACTGGTATTTAAAACAGCCAAATTATTTACGTACAGTAAGTAAACGCGCAGCCCCATATTTGTATCATATTGTAAAAAAGATAGAGCAAAAACAACTTCCTATGGAGCTTGCTCTACTACCTTTTGTTGAAAGCGACTTTAGGCCTACCATTGCGTCTTCGCAGCAGGCCGTTGGTGTTTGGCAATTAGTAGGCGCAACTGCACATCATTTTGGGGTTAAGTCAGATCAATGGTACGACGGACGCCAAGACGTATTGGCATCAACCGACGCTGCACTTGATTACTTAAGCTATTTGCATAAACGTTTTGATGGCAACTGGCTGCATGCCCTAGCCGCATACAATAGCGGTGAAGGACGCGTTAAGCGAGCAATCGAAAAAAATAAAAAACGCGGAAAAAGCACGGATTACTGGTCGCTTAAACTACCTAAAGAAACGGCCGATTACGTCCCCAAATTGCTTGCTTTAAGTTACTTAGTAAAACACCCGCAAAAAGGAATTAACCGACCAAAACTTTCGAACAAACCAATTACTACGCAAATGAATGTAGGCCAACAGTTTGATTTTTCTGTTATTGCTAAGCTTTCTGGCGTGGGTTCAAAACAACTACACTCTTTAAACCAAGGTTATTTAAAAAACCAAAGCTCGCCTAATGGGCCTCACACTTTACTCCTGCCAATAGGGCAAGAAGCATTATTAAAAAGTCAGTTTTTTAAATCTAACTTTGCTGGCGAATACATCGTTAAACAAAACGATACGCTGTATGGCATAGCTAAACGTTTTAGTATGTCTGTTAGTGCGCTTAAACAACTTAACGACAAACAAACCAATCTTATTGGTGTTGGTGAAAAGCTTTTAGTTGGGCAGCCTAAAACGTTACCTAAATCACTTATAGTAGATTACAAAATAAGCCCTTACCTTGAGCCGCAAGAAGTTGTGATCCCAACAATTGAAATAGACTACGAAGTTAAACAAGGCGACACTCTTTGGAGTATTAGCCAACTCTACGATGTACCTCATAGTGACTTAGCTAAGTGGAACAAGTTATCAGCTTCAAGTGTATTAAAGCCAGGCAAACAGCTAGTACTATTTATACCTCAAGCCGAACAGCCAAAATCAGCCCCGATTAAAAAAGACTTACTGCTCGATTTACAAAAAACACTAAATCAACCTTGGTAA
- a CDS encoding FKBP-type peptidyl-prolyl cis-trans isomerase produces the protein MQISKNSAVEFHYTLSEAGEQIESSVNEAPLSYIHGSEGMLPGLEKSLEGKAAGDKFSVTLEPSESYGERVDDLIQRIPLKHLQGDVKVWKPGMTAMVQSNQGRHQVTIIKVGRFNADCDLNHPFAGKTLTFDVEVVSVREATSEEVSHGHVHAEGGCGHSH, from the coding sequence ATGCAAATTAGTAAAAATTCAGCAGTTGAATTTCATTACACCCTAAGCGAAGCGGGCGAGCAAATTGAAAGCAGCGTAAACGAAGCGCCACTGAGCTACATACACGGCAGCGAAGGCATGCTTCCTGGTTTAGAAAAATCACTTGAAGGCAAAGCAGCTGGTGATAAATTTAGCGTTACGTTAGAGCCAAGCGAATCATATGGCGAACGTGTTGATGACTTAATTCAACGCATTCCTCTTAAGCATCTACAAGGTGATGTAAAAGTATGGAAGCCAGGTATGACGGCAATGGTACAGTCTAACCAAGGGCGCCATCAAGTGACTATTATTAAGGTTGGCCGTTTTAACGCAGATTGTGATTTAAACCACCCATTTGCTGGTAAAACGCTAACGTTTGACGTTGAAGTTGTGTCAGTACGTGAAGCGACAAGTGAAGAAGTATCTCACGGGCATGTTCACGCTGAAGGTGGCTGTGGACACTCACACTAA
- a CDS encoding SDR family NAD(P)-dependent oxidoreductase: MSKVAIVTGGTKGIGLAVVKRFIERGFTVHNLDIEPSEFGEFHQCDVSNVSAVQTCINTICQQNPTIDILVSNAGKHLSANIESTDEETLDALFALNVKGAYAAVQSVLPSMQAQNSGAIILVASDQAIIGKQNSFAYNLTKHALASMAKTTALDYASFNIRANAVCPGTIETPLFHNAIDAYCKKSGADKNKIVAEEASLQPLNRLGQADEVAALISFLASDDASFITGSLQSIDGGYTAQ, translated from the coding sequence ATGTCGAAGGTTGCTATTGTTACAGGCGGAACAAAAGGTATTGGTTTAGCCGTAGTAAAACGCTTTATTGAACGTGGTTTTACTGTACATAACCTTGATATTGAGCCAAGTGAGTTTGGTGAATTTCATCAATGTGATGTAAGTAACGTAAGCGCAGTGCAAACATGTATAAATACAATTTGCCAGCAAAACCCTACAATTGACATACTTGTCTCTAATGCCGGAAAACATTTAAGTGCAAATATAGAAAGCACCGATGAGGAAACTCTAGATGCACTTTTTGCACTTAACGTTAAAGGCGCATACGCGGCAGTGCAAAGTGTACTGCCAAGTATGCAAGCACAAAACAGCGGTGCAATTATTTTAGTTGCCTCAGATCAAGCAATTATAGGTAAGCAAAATTCGTTTGCTTATAACCTTACTAAGCACGCCTTGGCGTCAATGGCTAAAACCACAGCACTTGATTACGCAAGCTTTAACATTCGTGCAAATGCAGTATGCCCAGGCACTATAGAAACCCCGCTATTTCATAATGCTATTGATGCCTACTGTAAAAAAAGTGGTGCTGATAAAAACAAAATAGTCGCAGAAGAGGCCAGCCTACAACCGCTAAACCGTTTAGGGCAAGCCGATGAAGTAGCAGCACTGATTAGCTTTTTGGCAAGTGATGATGCAAGCTTTATAACAGGCAGCCTGCAAAGCATTGATGGTGGTTATACAGCACAATGA
- a CDS encoding amidohydrolase family protein: protein MSMQIIDPHVHFFNLAEGQYSWLQGENPPAWPNLKKIKKPTSAEQLVKSTDFELAGIVHIEAGFDNQSPINELNWLSSHLKNLPFKAVSYNQIDAPTEQFKSALNAQAHSSLCGIRDITEGTDAKRLLSANSFKNLAVLSNNQLHFEAQFNIENSDITKQVAYYAKQLPQLQIIINHTGLPSDLATWQQGVELLAQHNNIAIKFSGFELLHFTKQQQVTCFNFLLNHFGEQRVIFASNFPVCQINTSYNNLWHSYKSMCLNNNIWHNLSYANAKHYYQV, encoded by the coding sequence ATGAGCATGCAAATTATTGATCCTCATGTGCATTTTTTTAATCTTGCCGAGGGGCAGTATTCTTGGCTGCAAGGCGAAAACCCACCAGCGTGGCCTAACCTAAAAAAAATAAAAAAACCAACAAGTGCAGAGCAGCTTGTTAAAAGTACTGATTTTGAACTTGCGGGTATTGTGCATATTGAGGCAGGGTTTGATAATCAATCACCTATAAACGAGCTAAACTGGCTAAGCTCGCATTTAAAAAATCTGCCTTTTAAAGCCGTTAGTTATAACCAAATTGACGCACCTACAGAGCAGTTTAAAAGCGCCTTAAACGCTCAAGCTCACTCAAGCTTATGTGGTATCAGGGATATAACCGAAGGTACTGATGCAAAGCGTTTACTAAGCGCTAATAGCTTTAAAAACTTAGCGGTGCTATCAAACAATCAACTGCATTTTGAAGCGCAATTTAATATTGAAAATAGCGATATTACTAAACAAGTCGCTTACTACGCTAAGCAGCTACCGCAACTTCAAATTATAATTAATCACACAGGGCTACCTAGCGATTTAGCTACATGGCAGCAAGGTGTTGAGTTACTTGCTCAACATAACAATATCGCCATAAAATTTTCTGGTTTTGAATTACTACATTTTACAAAACAACAGCAAGTTACGTGTTTTAATTTTCTTTTAAATCACTTTGGTGAGCAGCGCGTAATATTTGCTAGTAACTTCCCTGTGTGTCAAATAAATACAAGCTATAACAACTTATGGCACAGCTACAAAAGTATGTGTTTAAACAATAATATATGGCATAACCTTAGCTATGCAAACGCTAAGCACTACTATCAAGTATAA